A region of Lycium ferocissimum isolate CSIRO_LF1 unplaced genomic scaffold, AGI_CSIRO_Lferr_CH_V1 ctg781, whole genome shotgun sequence DNA encodes the following proteins:
- the LOC132045752 gene encoding uncharacterized protein LOC132045752 isoform X1 — MPLRKKKKASTIRGAAGEGTSREPPVELGHSESQSATPSHATSIPPVAGGHEEVFTPAPVHPVPPPVTSGQQVTEAIHLLTQLVATQAQRQNVSSSDQSASTRARDFISLKPPEFFGSKPDEDPQGFIDEMLRTLKIIHASETESVELASYRLRDVAVLWYNNWVLSRGENAPLPIWQEFVDAFIRHYLPPEVRRARADRFLNLKQGSMSAREYSLQFNSLARYAPTMMADMGDRVHRFVSGLGPHLFKDCLTASLQAGMDIARIQAHAQNLEGKQPPQRGDRDVDRRQNKRDRSMGESSEYKGGSRQNYSSHSVQSVTSVPPRVASQGYDFSSHTGPDQSFTESGSRYRGDYSQRRPPAPRCSQCGRLHSGRCLQGSDACYACGQVGHMMRDCPSMSGRVGTQPTRSVAGSSSVRPGGQTPSIPAGQGRVRGGASTSGATQPRIYALADRQDPESYPDAVTGTSAPLIMCERRNEYL, encoded by the coding sequence ATGCctttgagaaagaagaagaaagccaGCACAATACGAGGCGCTGCGGGAGAAGGCACCAGCCGAGAGCCCCCGGTTGAGCTAGGACATAGTGAATCTCAGAGTGCCACTCCCTCGCACGCTACCTCTATTCCTCCAGTAGCAGGAGGGCATGAAGAGGTCTTCACTCCAGCTCCAGTGCATCCAGTCCCTCCACCGgttacttcgggtcaacaagtgaccgaggccatcCATTTactgacacagttggttgccacccaggcacagcggcagaatgtGAGTTCAAGTGATCagtcagctagtaccagagctcgtgattttattagtctgAAGCCTCCggagttttttgggtcaaagccggatgaagacccgcaaggttttattgatgagatgttgaggacattgaaaattattcatgcctccgagaccgagtccgtggagttggcctcttatagactccgggacgtGGCAGTGTTATGGTATAACAACTGGGTGCTGTCAAGAGGAGAGAATGCGCCTCTGCCTATATGGCAggaatttgtggatgcttttattCGTCACTACTTGCCGCCCGAGgttcgccgagctagagcggacaggttcttgaatctaaagcaaggaagcatgagtgctcgAGAGTATAGTCTGCAATTTAATTCCTTAGCCCGGTATGCCCCGACTATGATGGCCGACATGGGGGATCgtgtgcatagatttgtgagtggtttggggCCACACTTATTCAAAGACTGTCTGACAGCCTCGTTGCAAGCAGGGATGGACATTGCCCGTATACAAGCTCATGCTCAGAATCTAGAAGGAAAgcaacctccgcaaaggggtgaccGCGATGTTGATCGAAGGCAAAACAAGAGGGATAGGTCGATGGGAGAAAGCAGTGAATATAAAGGGGGATCAAGGCAAAACTATTCTAGTCACTCAGTTCAATCGGTGACTAGCGTACCTCCACGAGTTGCAAGCCAGGGGTACGATTTCTCTAGTCATACCGGACCGGATCAGAGTTTTACAGAGTCGGGCTCTCGGTATAGGGGAGATTATAGCCAAAGAAGACCCCCAGCACCGCGGTGCAGTCAGTGCGGTAGACTACATTCCGGACGGTGTCTCCAGGGATCAGATGCTTGTTACGCCTGTggccaggttgggcacatgatgagagattgtccgtcgatgagtggtagagttgggacTCAGCCCACAAGATCAGTGGCCGGTTCTTCTTCGGTGCGCCCAGGAGGCCAGACTCCCTCGATTCCAGCAGGTCAAGGTAGAgtcagagggggagcatctacttcaggtgccactcagccccgtaTATATGCTCTAGCAGATCGACAGGATCCAGAGTCATACCCCGATGCCGTCACAGGTACATCTGCACCTTTGATAATGTGTGAAAGAAGAAATGAATATTTGTAA
- the LOC132045752 gene encoding uncharacterized protein LOC132045752 isoform X2 produces MPLRKKKKASTIRGAAGEGTSREPPVELGHSESQSATPSHATSIPPVAGGHEEVFTPAPVHPVPPPVTSGQQVTEAIHLLTQLVATQAQRQNVSSSDQSASTRARDFISLKPPEFFGSKPDEDPQGFIDEMLRTLKIIHASETESVELASYRLRDVAVLWYNNWVLSRGENAPLPIWQEFVDAFIRHYLPPEVRRARADRFLNLKQGSMSAREYSLQFNSLARYAPTMMADMGDRVHRFVSGLGPHLFKDCLTASLQAGMDIARIQAHAQNLEGKQPPQRGDRDVDRRQNKRDRSMGESSEYKGGSRQNYSSHSVQSVTSVPPRVASQGYDFSSHTGPDQSFTESGSRYRGDYSQRRPPAPRCSQCGRLHSGRCLQGSDACYACGQVGHMMRDCPSMSGRVGTQPTRSVAGSSSVRPGGQTPSIPAGQGRVRGGASTSGATQPRIYALADRQDPESYPDAVTGNDVTLGEGK; encoded by the coding sequence ATGCctttgagaaagaagaagaaagccaGCACAATACGAGGCGCTGCGGGAGAAGGCACCAGCCGAGAGCCCCCGGTTGAGCTAGGACATAGTGAATCTCAGAGTGCCACTCCCTCGCACGCTACCTCTATTCCTCCAGTAGCAGGAGGGCATGAAGAGGTCTTCACTCCAGCTCCAGTGCATCCAGTCCCTCCACCGgttacttcgggtcaacaagtgaccgaggccatcCATTTactgacacagttggttgccacccaggcacagcggcagaatgtGAGTTCAAGTGATCagtcagctagtaccagagctcgtgattttattagtctgAAGCCTCCggagttttttgggtcaaagccggatgaagacccgcaaggttttattgatgagatgttgaggacattgaaaattattcatgcctccgagaccgagtccgtggagttggcctcttatagactccgggacgtGGCAGTGTTATGGTATAACAACTGGGTGCTGTCAAGAGGAGAGAATGCGCCTCTGCCTATATGGCAggaatttgtggatgcttttattCGTCACTACTTGCCGCCCGAGgttcgccgagctagagcggacaggttcttgaatctaaagcaaggaagcatgagtgctcgAGAGTATAGTCTGCAATTTAATTCCTTAGCCCGGTATGCCCCGACTATGATGGCCGACATGGGGGATCgtgtgcatagatttgtgagtggtttggggCCACACTTATTCAAAGACTGTCTGACAGCCTCGTTGCAAGCAGGGATGGACATTGCCCGTATACAAGCTCATGCTCAGAATCTAGAAGGAAAgcaacctccgcaaaggggtgaccGCGATGTTGATCGAAGGCAAAACAAGAGGGATAGGTCGATGGGAGAAAGCAGTGAATATAAAGGGGGATCAAGGCAAAACTATTCTAGTCACTCAGTTCAATCGGTGACTAGCGTACCTCCACGAGTTGCAAGCCAGGGGTACGATTTCTCTAGTCATACCGGACCGGATCAGAGTTTTACAGAGTCGGGCTCTCGGTATAGGGGAGATTATAGCCAAAGAAGACCCCCAGCACCGCGGTGCAGTCAGTGCGGTAGACTACATTCCGGACGGTGTCTCCAGGGATCAGATGCTTGTTACGCCTGTggccaggttgggcacatgatgagagattgtccgtcgatgagtggtagagttgggacTCAGCCCACAAGATCAGTGGCCGGTTCTTCTTCGGTGCGCCCAGGAGGCCAGACTCCCTCGATTCCAGCAGGTCAAGGTAGAgtcagagggggagcatctacttcaggtgccactcagccccgtaTATATGCTCTAGCAGATCGACAGGATCCAGAGTCATACCCCGATGCCGTCACAG